A region of Salvia splendens isolate huo1 chromosome 17, SspV2, whole genome shotgun sequence DNA encodes the following proteins:
- the LOC121775410 gene encoding probable L-type lectin-domain containing receptor kinase S.5 — protein sequence MGGWWGLGVFIRGEKAAAKEVRRGFVERCGVIVRLRYRNVVRVLGWCDSRRFVAVVMEWIDGGGGGRRRNLGMWIRDCVPPWKQRVQAIAGIAGAVRYLSGECPQIGYSLRAGDVVVSKNRDPVITRFVFDDDDDDDNDSNGDRCCAKSELK from the coding sequence ATGGGAGGGTGGTGGGGATTGGGGGTGTTTATTCGGGGGGAGAAGGCGGCGGCGAAGGAGGTGAGGAGGGGGTTCGTGGAGAGGTGCGGGGTGATAGTGCGGCTGAGGTACCGGAACGTTGTGAGGGTGTTGGGGTGGTGCGATAGCCGGAGatttgtggcggtggtgatggAGTGGATTGATGGCGGTGGCGGCGGGAGGAGGAGGAATTTGGGGATGTGGATTAGGGATTGTGTACCGCCGTGGAAGCAGAGGGTACAAGCGATCGCGGGGATCGCTGGCGCGGTTCGTTATTTGAGTGGGGAATGCCCTCAAATTGGGTATAGTCTTAGGGCGGGAGATGTGGTGGTATCGAAAAACAGAGATCCGGTTATAACTAGATTTGTATTCGACGATGACGATGACGACGACAACGATAGTAATGGTGATCGTTGCTGTGCAAAGAGTGAGTTGAAATAA
- the LOC121773777 gene encoding probable WRKY transcription factor 35 isoform X2 yields the protein MCSFVLNRMENYDQGDLTDIIRATAAVTDSNPPAQTPAAAAAAEWRFPSIPIAFSADEFGDPFAHLRDPLIHEIAASSPPPPPQPGLIGNGNLGQKINLGDEMNRPPNLFSRMLQISPEKLPPSPRDSPAPNRLIESNLQISSPRNTGIRRSQAKKVVCIPAPAPANSRQSGEIVPSDLWAWRKYGQKPIKGSPYPRGYYRCSSPMGCSARKQVERSRTDPNMLVITYTSEHNHPWPTQRNALAGSTRAQPSKTAATKTSPKSTNTKDELKETSTEPAAVKTEVDEAEEAEFDDGLSYKPALPESNQSEDSFFDSLDLLFTQGFDGKGLDPFGFIDSMHD from the exons ATGTGCAGCTTCGTCTTAAATCGGATGGAGAATTACGATCAAGGCGATCTGACCGACATAATCAGAGCCACCGCCGCCGTCACCGATTCCAATCCGCCAGCCCAAACCCCCGCCGCGGCTGCTGCGGCGGAGTGGCGATTTCCGAGCATTCCGATCGCCTTCTCCGCCGACGAATTCGGCGATCCGTTCGCACACCTCCGAGATCCGCTGATCCACGAAATTGCCGCCTCatcgccgcctccgccgccgcagccAGGATTAATCGGAAATGGAAATCTAGGTCAAAAGATTAATCTCGGCGATGAGATGAATAGACCTCCGAATCTCTTCTCGAGGATGCTCCAGATCTCGCCGGAGAAACTTCCACCGTCGCCGCGCGATTCTCCGGCGCCGAATCGCTTGATTGAGAGCAATTTGCAGATCTCATCACCGCGAAATACGGGAATTAGGAGAAG CCAAGCAAAGAAGGTGGTTTGCATACCGGCTCCGGCGCCGGCAAACAGCCGGCAAAGCGGCGAAATCGTGCCTTCGGATCTTTGGGCGTGGCGAAAATACGGACAGAAACCGATCAAGGGTTCTCCCTATCCAAG gGGCTACTACAGATGTAGTAGCCCGATGGgatgttcggcgaggaagcaagTGGAGCGGAGCCGAACAGACCCGAACATGCTGGTGATCACATACACGTCGGAGCACAACCACCCGTGGCCCACTCAGAGAAACGCCCTCGCCGGCTCCACCCGAGCCCAGCCGTCCAAAACCGCCGCCACGAAAACCTCCCCCAAATCCACGAACACGAAAGATGAGCTGAAGGAAACAAGCACGGAGCCTGCCGCCGTGAAAACGGAGGTGGATGAAGCCGAAGAAGCGGAATTCGACGACGGATTGAGCTACAAGCCGGCGTTGCCGGAATCCAATCAATCGGAAGACAGCTTCTTCGACTCTTTGGACTTGCTTTTCACGCAAGGGTTTGACGGCAAGGGTTTGGATCCCTTTGGATTCATTGATTCGATGCATGATTaa
- the LOC121773777 gene encoding probable WRKY transcription factor 35 isoform X1 codes for MCSFVLNRMENYDQGDLTDIIRATAAVTDSNPPAQTPAAAAAAEWRFPSIPIAFSADEFGDPFAHLRDPLIHEIAASSPPPPPQPGLIGNGNLGQKINLGDEMNRPPNLFSRMLQISPEKLPPSPRDSPAPNRLIESNLQISSPRNTGIRRRKSQAKKVVCIPAPAPANSRQSGEIVPSDLWAWRKYGQKPIKGSPYPRGYYRCSSPMGCSARKQVERSRTDPNMLVITYTSEHNHPWPTQRNALAGSTRAQPSKTAATKTSPKSTNTKDELKETSTEPAAVKTEVDEAEEAEFDDGLSYKPALPESNQSEDSFFDSLDLLFTQGFDGKGLDPFGFIDSMHD; via the exons ATGTGCAGCTTCGTCTTAAATCGGATGGAGAATTACGATCAAGGCGATCTGACCGACATAATCAGAGCCACCGCCGCCGTCACCGATTCCAATCCGCCAGCCCAAACCCCCGCCGCGGCTGCTGCGGCGGAGTGGCGATTTCCGAGCATTCCGATCGCCTTCTCCGCCGACGAATTCGGCGATCCGTTCGCACACCTCCGAGATCCGCTGATCCACGAAATTGCCGCCTCatcgccgcctccgccgccgcagccAGGATTAATCGGAAATGGAAATCTAGGTCAAAAGATTAATCTCGGCGATGAGATGAATAGACCTCCGAATCTCTTCTCGAGGATGCTCCAGATCTCGCCGGAGAAACTTCCACCGTCGCCGCGCGATTCTCCGGCGCCGAATCGCTTGATTGAGAGCAATTTGCAGATCTCATCACCGCGAAATACGGGAATTAGGAGAAG AAAAAGCCAAGCAAAGAAGGTGGTTTGCATACCGGCTCCGGCGCCGGCAAACAGCCGGCAAAGCGGCGAAATCGTGCCTTCGGATCTTTGGGCGTGGCGAAAATACGGACAGAAACCGATCAAGGGTTCTCCCTATCCAAG gGGCTACTACAGATGTAGTAGCCCGATGGgatgttcggcgaggaagcaagTGGAGCGGAGCCGAACAGACCCGAACATGCTGGTGATCACATACACGTCGGAGCACAACCACCCGTGGCCCACTCAGAGAAACGCCCTCGCCGGCTCCACCCGAGCCCAGCCGTCCAAAACCGCCGCCACGAAAACCTCCCCCAAATCCACGAACACGAAAGATGAGCTGAAGGAAACAAGCACGGAGCCTGCCGCCGTGAAAACGGAGGTGGATGAAGCCGAAGAAGCGGAATTCGACGACGGATTGAGCTACAAGCCGGCGTTGCCGGAATCCAATCAATCGGAAGACAGCTTCTTCGACTCTTTGGACTTGCTTTTCACGCAAGGGTTTGACGGCAAGGGTTTGGATCCCTTTGGATTCATTGATTCGATGCATGATTaa